One Methanolobus sp. WCC4 DNA segment encodes these proteins:
- a CDS encoding metallophosphoesterase, with protein MKLILVSDTHLQTDSIPAFLSDVFDQYDMIVHAGDFDSLSFYKALEATGKLKAVHGNSDDPAVRELLPEKLVFEVEGVKIGVVHEASLSIVDSTATRYMALEMGVDILVYGHLHRPIIEKSDVLLICPGSPTKARMSDPCAVELVIDNGSVTTDIIPITGQSCGYIDYSRKLGKSDSE; from the coding sequence AACTCATACTGGTGTCTGATACACATCTGCAAACTGACAGTATTCCAGCTTTTCTTTCTGATGTATTTGACCAGTATGACATGATAGTACATGCAGGCGATTTTGATTCACTTTCATTCTATAAGGCACTTGAAGCCACAGGGAAACTGAAGGCAGTACATGGAAACTCAGACGACCCAGCTGTCAGGGAGTTGCTTCCTGAGAAACTGGTCTTTGAGGTAGAAGGTGTGAAGATAGGAGTTGTCCACGAAGCCTCACTTTCCATTGTAGATAGTACCGCAACAAGATATATGGCACTTGAAATGGGAGTGGATATTCTCGTGTATGGTCACCTTCACAGACCGATAATCGAAAAGAGCGATGTACTCCTGATCTGTCCCGGCTCCCCCACAAAGGCAAGAATGTCAGACCCGTGCGCTGTGGAGCTTGTAATAGATAATGGCTCCGTTACGACAGATATCATCCCCATAACCGGCCAATCCTGCGGATACATCGATTATTCCCGCAAACTTGGAAAAAGTGACAGTGAGTAA